ACAGACCACTAGTCCTAACGAAAAGACTTTTTCAGCAAACCATACCCAGATGAAAATTCAATACTTTTTAAAGTCTATACCTCCTACTATTAAGTTCAGCATACTGATTTTGATTGGTATTGCTGTTAGTTCGATTCCGATTGTAATGTTTTGGCAAACCAAGCCAAAACAAGAAGTTAGTAAGTCCCAAATATCAGTCCAAAAATTCCCAAAGTCTAACCCTGTTAGTACTCTGGGACGTATAGAACCTAAAAAAAGAATCATTCGGCTATTTGCTCCTACTGCAAATCAATTTCCACGGGTGGAAAAATTGATAATTAAGGAGGGAGATATAGTAAAAGTTGGGCAGGTTGTTGCAGTTCTAGACAACTATAAAGTTCGTCAAGCAGAATTAAATCAAGCTGAAAACCAGGTGAAGGTTACGACTGCTCGTCTTGCACAAATTAAAGCTGGAGCAAAAACGGGAGAAATTCAGTCGAGGCAGGCAGATATTGAACGTTTGAAAGCACAATCTCAAGGAGACAAGGCGGCTCAAACTGAAACAGTTGAGCGAATTGCAGCGCAATTACAAGGAGACAAAGAGGCTCAGGAAGCCACAATTAGGAGACTCAAAGCGGATTTTGAAAACGCTGAATCTGAGTATAAACGCAATGAGCAGCTATTTAAGGAGGGTGCTATTTCCCATTCTTTGTTTGACAGCAAGAGCTTGAGCTTGGAAACCACAAAACAGCAGCTAAGAGAAGCCCAAGCTGTATTGAATAGAATTAA
The DNA window shown above is from Anabaena sp. WA102 and carries:
- a CDS encoding ABC exporter membrane fusion protein codes for the protein MKIQYFLKSIPPTIKFSILILIGIAVSSIPIVMFWQTKPKQEVSKSQISVQKFPKSNPVSTLGRIEPKKRIIRLFAPTANQFPRVEKLIIKEGDIVKVGQVVAVLDNYKVRQAELNQAENQVKVTTARLAQIKAGAKTGEIQSRQADIERLKAQSQGDKAAQTETVERIAAQLQGDKEAQEATIRRLKADFENAESEYKRNEQLFKEGAISHSLFDSKSLSLETTKQQLREAQAVLNRINTTGNKQLREAQAVLNRINTTGNKQLRGAKATLNSVAEVRPVDVEVAQMEVYAAIGAVKLAKSQLELAYVRTPVAGQILKVNTQPGELVSDTGIADIGNTNEMYVVAEVYETDIRRVKVGQSAEITSPAIDGKLFGKVEEIGWQIGKRKFLGTDPGLDVDAKVIEVKIRLEPENSKKVIKLSNLEVNVLIHPK